A portion of the Rhizoctonia solani chromosome 6, complete sequence genome contains these proteins:
- a CDS encoding major facilitator superfamily transporter, translating to MYSLELEDIEAKRSSFALSETAARNNIVLTTQQDSSSTVSSNEVFRVYKRRWLGLLGTCLLNIVSGLCWLWFSAIAVDTSQEFGISLERVNWLGNIVNLIYLPVSVVVPLVCSRWGLRTSLIIGSLSLLASSWIRYAGTSQDLDADGKYALLLVGQIFTGFAQPWFQILGPRYSETWFAMSGRTTATMLIAIAGPIGGALSQLIAPAFSTVSDSVLILAIITSAVTPTVLLIGSKPPVPPSHAGSQNSPPLMQILRALVGRARQGEAFMSPRERADMVIITLLFGSLVGAFSAFSILISQIFTPHGYSSDEAGIMGGVLILAGIVGAAIFSPLVDRYLSNRLALVAKALVPLLAACYISLIWDVQPNNYAGIYVVMVLIGVSSFTLLPIALEIGCEVTRSAETSSAMLWFTGNLLSVTFALSMAALRDDSPDASPPSNMLQSLIFLGCFIGAVAISVFGLKAERTRQELGGGVSSSDE from the exons ATGTACAGCCTAGAATTAGAGGACATCGAGGCTAAGAGATCAAGTTTTGCACTGTCAGAGACAGCTGCCCGAAACAATATCGTTCTGACTACCCAACAAGATTCCTCATCCACCGTCTCCTCTAACGAAGTGTTTCGAGTGTACAAAAGACGGTGGCTAGGATTATTAGGCACT TGCCTTTTAAACATCGTATCTGGCTTATGTTGGCTTTGGTTCTCAGCCATAGCAGTAGACA CGTCCCAGGAGTTTGGAATTTCCCTTGAACGTGTGAATTGGCTAGGAAATATTGTCAACCTAATTTACCTGCCGGTATCTGTAGTTGTTCCCCTTGTATGCTCGCGCTGGGGACTTCGTACTTCG CTCATTATTGGTTCATTGTCCTTATTGGCCTCATCATGGATTCGCTATGCTGGGACCTCGCAAGATCTTGATGCAGATGGGAAATATGCCCTCCTGTTGGTTGGCCAA ATCTTCACAGGTTTTGCCCAGCCTTGGTTCCAAATTCTTGGGCCCAGATATAGTGAGACTTGGTTCGCTATGAGCGGACGAACAACGGCGACCATGCTGATCGCCATTGCCGGCCCTATCGGAGGTGCACTCTCACAACTGATTGCTCCAGCGTTCTCCACAGTGAGCGACTCA GTATTGATTCTTGCTATCATCACGTCCGCTGTAACTCCCACTGTACTTCTGATAGGTTCGAAGCCCCCGGTACCGCCTT CACACGCTGGTTCCCAAAATTCGCCGCCTTTGATGCAAATACTCCGAGCTCTTGTAGGGCGGGCTCGCCAAGGCGAAGCATTTATGTCACCTCGTGAGCGGGCTGACATGGTTATCATAACCTTACTTTTCGGTTCGCTTGTCGGAGCTTTCAGCGCATTTTCCATCTTGATCAGCCAGATTTTC ACCCCACATGGGTATTCGTCCGACGAGGCGGGTATTATGGGTGGCGTGCTCATTCTCGCCGGTATTGTCGGCGCGGCAATATTCTCCCCACTCGTCGACCGGTACCTTTCAAATCGACTAGCTCTAGTCGCCAAAGCTTTGGTCCCATTGCTCGCTGCTTGTTATATCTCATTGATCTGGGATG TCCAACCGAATAATTACGCCGGTATTTACGTTGTGATGGTCCTAATTGGGGTTTCGTCCTTCACTCTCTTGCCGATAGCGCTGGAGATTGGGTGTGAGGTCACGCGGAGTGCTGAAACCTCTTCCGCAATGCTATGGTTTACCGGAAATCTCCTTTCTGTAACTTTCGCTCTGT CTATGGCTGCATTGAGGGACGATTCCCCTGATGCCAGTCCACCATCTAATATGCTTCAGTCTCTGATATTCCTAGGATGCTTTATTGGCGCAGTTGCCATAAGCGTATTTGGTCTGAAAGCAGAGCGAACTAGACAAGAACTCGGTGGGGGTGTCAGCTCAAGTGATGAGTAG
- a CDS encoding cytochrome P450 family protein, with product MSVEQSHSSTPQYCITAAAVLLAYYLVPYFRDPHNYRRRFPGPLSASFSNWWMTRNALSGKYSETLHELHTRYGKFVRIAPNHISIADPNALEARLIAVYGHSSGLLKSEFYDAFKTDSEGDIFNSRDKAVHTMKRKRIANIYSAQNVLAFEPRVRGHIERFCAQLDIRCEQALQGVSGFNWEVKDGSAIINCCPQFAFLAFDLISDLALGFPFGLIDAQKDSTPTTLSLASKRSAQSLPIIQIISQSGTFVKFIGSCSSLVRKCLLFSTKLVSSAPNLFRNITKAAVDARARKVESGKVDEEGRGIDLLDKLFEVKNHDGSPLSKSEIDSEAMITIGAGSDTTSNTLAALCYYITADSNIKKRLQEELDSIRSNAGTDTNTLEKGQSGYRIFDFEQVKNLPYLNACIKETLRLYSTVGTGLPRVVPAGRTFTVAGENFSEGSVISVPSYSTNRSSVWGADPDVYRPERWLEEGSGSLNKYYVPFSTGPRACIGRNLANMNLLLVSAAFFSRYDVQLPTPTTKLETREGFVREAKILDDTGRLALHLRHPTLHTPSTAMRLRVSFSPHPPLLTVRKPSLGRRTVKSNLPKFNSLRL from the exons ATGTCTGTCGAGCAATCTCATTCTTCAACCCCTCAATACTGCATCACTGCAGCAGCAGTCCTT CTTGCATACTACCTCGTTCCGTATTTTAGAGACCCACATAATTACCGCCGCAGGTTCCCTGGTCCTTTATCTGCATCATTTAGCAACTGGTGGATGACCAGAAACGCCCTGTCTGGAAAGTATTCCGAAACCTTACATGAGCTCCACACAAGATATG GGAAGTTCGTGCGAATCGCCCCGAACCACATTAGCATTGCTGATCCCAATGCGCTAGAGGCAAGATTGATT GCAGTATATGGACACTCAAGTGGATTACTCAAATCCGAGTTTTATGATGCGTTCAAGACTGATTCGGAGGGCGATATATTTAACTCTCGAGACAAGGCTGTTCACACAA TGAAACGAAAGCGCATTGCAAACATATATAGCGCTCAAAACGTACTGGCTTTTGAACCTCGAGTACGGGGTCACATCGAGCGATTCTGTGCCCAGCTGGATATTCGATGCGAACAGGCTCTTCAAGGCGTCTCTGGATTTAACTGGGAAGTCAAGGATGGGAGCGCTATCATCAACTGCTGTCCCC AGTTTGCTTTCCTTGCATTCGATCTGATCAGCGACCTGGCCCTAGGGTTTCCGTTTGGGCTGATTGACGCACAGAAAGACTCGACCCCGACTACTCTGTCCCTTGCTTCAAAGAGAAGCGCTCAAAGCTTACCCATAATACAGATTATTTCCCAAAGTGGGACATTCGTCAAATTTATCGGTTCTTGTTCTTCACTGGTTCGAAAGTGCCTGCTTTTCTCCACGAAACTGGTTTCGTCTGCCCCCAATCTTTTTCGAAATATTACCAAGGCGGCAGTTGACGCAAGGGCCAGAAAGGTTGAAAGCGGAAAAGTCGACGAAGAGGGAAGAGGCATCGATCTTTTGGATAAACTCTTCGAGGTCAAAAACCATGACGGGTCGCCTTTGTCAAAGTCTGAGATTGACTCAGAGGCTATGATCACCATTGGTGCTGGGAGCGATACGACGAGCAA CACACTTGCAGCGTTGTGCTATTACATTACTGCGGATTCTAATATCAAGAAGAGGCTTCAAGAAGAGCTGGATTCCATCCGTTCTAATGCCGGCACAGACACGAACACGCTTGAGAAAGGCCAATCTGGTTATAGAATTTTCGACTTTGAGCAGGTCAAGAACCTCCCATACCTAAACGCTTGCATCAAAGAGACTCTTCGTCTGTACTCTACAGTGGGGACTGGCCTTCCACGTGTGGTTCCTGCAGGAAGGACATTCACGGTTGCTGGTGAAAATTTCAGCGAAGGAAGCGTGATCAGTGTTCCTTCTTATTCTACGAACCGGTCAAGTGTGTGGGGTGCTGATCCTGATGTATATCGTCCGGAACGTTGGCTGGAGGAAGGCTCCGGATCGCTCAACAAGTACTACGTTCCCTTCTCTACAGGCCCACG GGCGTGTATTGGTCGGAACCTGGCCAATATGAATCTACTGCTGGTTTCGGCTGCGTTCTTCAGTCGATACGATGTCCAGTTACCCACTCCTACCACAAAG CTTGAAACCAGAGAAGGGTTCGTTCGGGAGGCA AAGATACTTGATGATACTGGT CGACTTGCACTCCACCTCCGCCATCCGACCTTGCACACACCAAGTACCGCGATGCGCCTTCGTGTGTCGTTTTCGCCTCATCCACCACTCCTCACGGTCAGGAAACCTAGTTTGGGCCGCCGCACTGTCAAAAGCAATCTACCAAAATTCAACTCCCTGCGACTTTAA
- a CDS encoding protoglobin protein — MCPILNRIDSKQLETSLPKRVEYVTKFIEFGPEDAAALRAAAPIVKQITNCAVDAVYEKLFSFDVTRSTFLSRNTGFEGQLATRLEEITHESEQIKFRKDFLRAWMFKVFTADYTDIKTFEYLDKVGLMHTGPAAFQHREKKEPLHVDYMHCALLLGHVHNMLTRAVLARNLPAETTQTTLVAINKVLWIQNDLFARHYIPPRHPASEESETKDKSAANSWGWGLFGRSSGSSSSSSSSS, encoded by the exons ATGTGTCCGATTCTCAACAGAATAGACTCAAAGCAACTGGAGACATCACTCCCCAAACGAGTCGAATATGTCACGAAATTCATCGAGTTTGGGCCGGAGGATGCTGCGGCATTACGAGCTGCAGCTCCAATAGTGAAACAAATCACTAATTGTGCAGTAGACGCTGTTT ACGAGAAGCTGTTTTCCTTTGACGTCACCCGATCGACGTTTCTTTCTCGCAACACCGGATTCGAGGGACAGCTAGCCACTAGGCTCGAAGAGATCACACACGAATCGGAGCAGATCAAGTTCAG GAAAGACTTTCTCCGAGCATGGATGTTCAAGGTCTTCACCGCGGACTATACGGACATCAAA ACGTTCGAGTACCTTGATAAAGTCGGCTTGATGCATACTGGTCCCGCGGCCTTTCAACATCGAGAGAAAAAGGAGCCTCTACATGTAGATT ATATGCACTGCGCACTA CTCCTGGGCCACGTCCACAATATGCTCACCCGAGCGGTGCTGGCACGCAACCTCCCAGCCGAAACAACGCAAACTACATTAGTAGCTATAAACAAG GTTCTATGGATCCAGAACGACCTCTTTGCGAGACACTATATCCCACCCCGTCACCCGGCCTCAGAAGAATCCGAGACCAAGGATAAAAGCGCTGCAAACTCATGGGGTTGGGGACTGTTTGGGAGATCGTCTGgatcatcatcatcgtcttcgtcgtcatctTAA
- a CDS encoding syntaxin protein: MATDRLAALRAERAQQYQPSGYQPQDPSAYQMNAYPPQDNTHGTYGSNGYGNGGTTETEMTRFYDEITALQDLIHSYRDNITRISNLHSRSLTVTDDESLRHTTSELDAVASQTHDLSAQIKQRVQLLEANRGKVQGRDKEAWIQQTNVVKSRFVTAIQEYQQAEQQYRQRSRQRVERQVRIVKPDATQQEIESVVNNDQGAQVFSQALMSSNRYGESRLAYREVQARHDDIKKIEKTLTELAQLFSDMSVMVAQQDETIDAIETHAVQADKAMEQGLQETDKAVDHARAARKKRWICFWISVAILCVIAIILAVVLTQVIPKNNNNRRR; encoded by the exons ATGGCTACAGACAGACTGGCAGCATTACGG GCCGAGCGAGCGCAGCAATACCAGCCGTCTGGGTACCAGCCTCAGGACCCGTCTGCATACCAGATGAATGCATATCCACCCCAGGATAATACCCACGGCACATATGGATCCAATGGATATGGCAATGGGGGGACTACAGAAACAGAGATGACTCGGTTCTACGACGAG ATAACGGCCCTCCAGGACTTGATCCATTCATACCGAGACAACATCACCCGCATCTCCAATCTCCATTCCCGCTCATTGACGGTCACAGACGACGAGTCCCTCCGACACACCACCTCCGAACTCGATGCTGTCGCTTCCCAGACACATGACCTCTCTGCTCAGATCAAACAAAGGGTCCAACTTCTGGAGGCGAACAGAGGAAAGGTACAAGGGCGGGACAAGGAAGCTTGGATCCAACAAACAAATGTCGTCAAGAGTCGCTTTGTGACCGCGATTCAGGAGTACCAGCAGGCCGAACAGCAGTACAGGCAACGGAGCAGACAGCGCGTGGAACGCCAAGTTCGGATCG TCAAACCGGACGCGACACAACAGGAAATCGAATCAGTCGTaaacaatgaccaaggcgcGCAGGTCTTTTCCCAGGCT TTAATGTCCTCCAACCGCTATGGCGAATCTCGCCTCGCTTACCGTGAAGTCCAAGCACGGCACGATGACATCAAGAAAATTGAGAAAACTCTGACTGAACTGGCTCAATTATTCAGTGAT ATGAGTGTCATGGTTGCACAACAAGACGAGACAATTGATGCAATTGAAACCCATGCGGTCCAAGCGGACAAGGCCATGGAGCAGGG GTTACAGGAAACAGACAAAGCAGTGGATCATGCGCGTGCAGCTCGCAAAAAGCGCTGGATCTGCTTCTGGATCTCGGTTGCCATTCTTTGTGTTATTGCTATCATTCTAGCCGTCGTTTTGACCCAGGTTATTCCCAAGAACAACAACAATCGTCGTCGATGA